The following proteins are co-located in the Salinigranum halophilum genome:
- a CDS encoding 30S ribosomal protein S13, whose protein sequence is MSAEEPQDDSAEDDDLRYFVRIGQTDLDGTKSVERSLADMDGIGKRTARIVADAAEVDRMATFGRLDEEDIEAVVEVVENLHDHIPSWMANRQRDFFTGETNHIVGSDLGQKRTHDINRMKMINCYKGVRHKRGQKVRGQRTKSTGRSEGTIGVNVEAIKEDMAEDAGDDE, encoded by the coding sequence ATGAGTGCAGAAGAACCACAGGACGACTCTGCCGAAGACGACGACCTTCGGTACTTCGTCAGAATCGGTCAGACTGACCTCGACGGGACGAAGAGCGTCGAGCGAAGCCTGGCGGACATGGACGGTATCGGGAAGCGTACAGCGCGAATCGTCGCTGACGCGGCCGAGGTCGACCGGATGGCGACCTTCGGGCGTCTCGACGAGGAGGACATCGAAGCCGTGGTGGAGGTCGTCGAGAACCTCCACGACCACATCCCGTCGTGGATGGCGAACCGCCAGCGCGACTTCTTCACGGGGGAGACGAACCACATCGTCGGTTCCGACCTCGGACAGAAGCGCACCCACGACATCAACCGGATGAAGATGATCAACTGCTACAAGGGCGTTCGCCACAAGCGTGGTCAGAAGGTCCGCGGGCAGCGAACGAAGTCCACGGGTCGCAGCGAGGGCACCATCGGTGTCAACGTCGAGGCGATCAAAGAGGACATGGCCGAAGACGCGGGTGACGACGAATGA
- the moaA gene encoding GTP 3',8-cyclase MoaA produces the protein MLEDDFGREVTGVRVSLTDRCNFDCVYCHNEGLGDTRGPMEPGDNEMSTDDVVRFLEVVEGYGVRKVKFTGGEPMLRQDLEEIIRRTPDSMETSLTTNGTFLPGRAEALKEAGLSRVNVSQDALDPEAFAEITKSGAYDKVMEGVQAAVDAGLTPVKLNMVVFEHTAGYVEEMVDHVAANEGLQLQLIEYMPELTGKPEWNIDIQRVHDWLADLADRVERRSMHGRRRYFVGEGMVEIVDPVENESFCANCHRVRVTHEGYLKGCLNRNDDLRPMGEMTRAEIREAFEATVANRVPYYGEYLVKDDDGEWVVNDEYLGVDLDPDPVAADD, from the coding sequence ATGCTCGAGGACGACTTCGGCCGGGAGGTGACGGGGGTCCGGGTCTCACTGACGGACCGGTGTAACTTCGACTGCGTGTACTGCCACAACGAGGGGCTGGGTGACACGCGCGGCCCGATGGAGCCCGGCGACAACGAGATGTCGACCGACGACGTCGTGCGCTTCCTCGAAGTCGTCGAGGGGTACGGCGTCCGCAAGGTGAAGTTCACTGGCGGCGAGCCCATGCTCCGGCAGGACCTCGAGGAGATCATCCGGCGCACCCCCGACTCGATGGAGACGTCGCTCACCACGAACGGGACGTTCCTGCCGGGGCGGGCCGAGGCGCTGAAGGAGGCCGGTCTCTCGCGGGTGAACGTCTCACAGGACGCGCTCGACCCCGAGGCGTTCGCCGAAATCACGAAGTCCGGGGCGTACGACAAGGTGATGGAGGGCGTCCAGGCCGCCGTCGACGCCGGCCTCACCCCCGTCAAGCTGAACATGGTCGTCTTCGAGCACACCGCGGGCTACGTCGAGGAGATGGTCGACCACGTCGCGGCGAACGAGGGGCTCCAGCTCCAGCTCATCGAGTATATGCCGGAACTCACGGGCAAGCCCGAGTGGAACATCGACATCCAGCGGGTCCACGACTGGCTCGCCGACCTCGCCGACCGCGTCGAGCGGCGGTCGATGCACGGCCGCAGACGCTACTTCGTCGGCGAGGGGATGGTCGAAATCGTCGACCCCGTGGAGAACGAGTCGTTCTGCGCGAACTGCCACCGCGTGCGCGTCACGCACGAAGGCTATCTCAAGGGGTGTCTCAACCGCAACGACGACCTCCGCCCGATGGGTGAGATGACGCGTGCGGAGATCCGCGAGGCGTTCGAGGCGACGGTCGCGAACCGCGTGCCGTACTACGGTGAGTACCTCGTCAAGGACGACGACGGCGAGTGGGTGGTCAACGACGAGTACCTCGGCGTCGACCTCGACCCCGACCCGGTCGCCGCCGACGACTGA
- a CDS encoding Mrp/NBP35 family ATP-binding protein has protein sequence MDEAEVRELLRGVDDPALGDDIVSLGLVNAVELHGDTARVSLALGAPYSPQESAIARRVREALADAGLEADLTAKLPGDAGDEVLPGVKNIIAVASGKGGVGKSTIAVNLAAGLSKLGARVGLFDADVYGPNVPRMVDADEHPQATAQETIIPPEKFGMKLMSMAFLVGEDDPVIWRGPMVHKVLTQLVEDVEWGSLDYMVLDLPPGTGDTQLTILQTLPLTGAVIVTTPQAVALDDARKGLRMFGKHDTNVLGIVENMAGFRCPDCGTLHDVFGAGGGRGFADENELPFLGSVPLDPAIREGGDSGQPMVLAEGSETADALRVMTENVANNVGAVHRRRVSR, from the coding sequence ATGGACGAAGCGGAGGTACGCGAGCTACTGAGAGGGGTCGATGACCCGGCGCTCGGTGACGATATCGTCTCGCTCGGGCTCGTCAACGCCGTCGAACTGCACGGTGACACCGCGCGTGTGTCACTGGCGCTCGGGGCGCCGTACTCGCCCCAGGAGTCGGCCATCGCCCGTCGAGTCCGGGAGGCACTCGCCGACGCCGGGCTGGAGGCCGACCTGACGGCGAAGCTCCCGGGCGACGCCGGCGACGAGGTGCTCCCCGGCGTGAAGAACATCATCGCCGTCGCCTCCGGCAAGGGTGGTGTCGGGAAGTCGACCATCGCGGTCAACCTCGCCGCGGGACTCTCGAAGCTCGGCGCTCGCGTCGGGCTGTTCGACGCCGACGTCTACGGCCCGAACGTGCCGCGGATGGTCGACGCCGACGAACACCCCCAGGCGACGGCCCAGGAGACCATCATCCCGCCCGAGAAGTTCGGCATGAAGCTCATGAGCATGGCCTTCCTCGTCGGCGAGGACGACCCCGTCATCTGGCGGGGGCCGATGGTCCACAAAGTCCTCACCCAGCTGGTCGAGGACGTCGAGTGGGGGTCGCTGGACTACATGGTCCTCGACCTCCCGCCCGGGACGGGCGACACGCAGCTCACCATCCTCCAGACCCTCCCGCTCACAGGTGCGGTCATCGTCACCACCCCGCAGGCAGTCGCACTCGACGACGCCCGGAAGGGGCTGCGGATGTTCGGCAAGCACGACACCAACGTGTTGGGAATCGTCGAGAACATGGCCGGCTTCCGGTGTCCGGACTGCGGTACCCTCCACGACGTCTTCGGTGCCGGCGGGGGGCGCGGCTTCGCCGACGAGAACGAACTGCCCTTCCTCGGGTCGGTCCCGCTCGACCCGGCCATCCGAGAGGGCGGCGACAGCGGGCAGCCGATGGTCCTCGCAGAGGGGAGCGAGACGGCCGACGCCCTCCGGGTGATGACCGAGAACGTCGCCAACAACGTCGGTGCCGTCCACCGCCGCCGCGTCTCCCGATGA
- a CDS encoding uracil-DNA glycosylase gives MDAEQDRLQNPFNMDEACTNCDALPETRTQVVHGYGDVGAEFLFVGDSPSQAADRTGVPFTGDAAGERLQRVLGELGFSRSPPESTEPDLQNVFLTYLARCRHPERPATDAEVTNCDPFLTAEIRMINPHIIVPVGERALTSLAVEYTTRAPDEFDIETAHATTIRGRGFELVPMKALEVQTDADTEAFVEHLVENVLGRDYRQTKGRRSR, from the coding sequence GTGGACGCAGAACAAGACCGTCTCCAGAACCCGTTCAACATGGACGAAGCGTGTACGAACTGCGACGCGTTACCCGAAACCCGGACGCAGGTCGTCCACGGGTACGGCGACGTGGGTGCCGAGTTCCTCTTCGTCGGCGACTCACCCTCACAGGCGGCCGACCGGACGGGCGTTCCCTTCACGGGGGATGCGGCCGGCGAGCGACTCCAGCGCGTGCTCGGCGAGCTAGGCTTCTCGCGGTCGCCGCCCGAGTCGACGGAGCCGGACCTCCAGAACGTCTTTCTCACCTACCTCGCACGCTGTCGGCACCCCGAACGACCCGCGACCGACGCGGAGGTGACGAACTGTGACCCGTTCCTGACGGCCGAGATCAGGATGATAAACCCCCACATCATCGTCCCCGTCGGCGAGCGCGCACTCACGTCGCTCGCCGTCGAGTACACCACGCGCGCCCCGGACGAGTTCGACATCGAGACGGCGCACGCGACCACCATCAGGGGGCGAGGCTTCGAACTGGTGCCGATGAAGGCGCTCGAGGTGCAGACCGACGCCGACACCGAGGCGTTCGTCGAACACCTCGTCGAGAACGTCCTCGGGCGCGACTACCGCCAGACGAAGGGACGGCGGAGTCGATAG
- a CDS encoding DUF2064 domain-containing protein produces the protein MTVVCVLCDPPRPGLVLSDLVEGGPLTAEEAADLYAAMLKDTFVAVARSGGDLLVNYRPEDHLPEEYQATDDVDAEAEARALVADALDDPDDVRFEVQVGSSYAARAGNTATHLLREEGVDSVAVVRGTAPFLTRATIDSAAMKLRTTPVVLGPAPDGRVFYAAFTEPIDFADAFEAPEVATLAARGDEADLDVDFLPMQPVLRTPEDLDTVLPLLTARRDAGRIVPKQTAPLIAGLGLLD, from the coding sequence ATGACCGTCGTCTGCGTCCTCTGTGACCCGCCGCGACCCGGACTGGTGCTCTCGGACCTCGTCGAGGGAGGACCACTCACCGCCGAGGAAGCCGCCGACCTGTACGCTGCGATGCTGAAAGACACGTTCGTCGCCGTCGCCCGCTCCGGCGGTGACCTCCTCGTGAACTACCGCCCGGAGGACCACCTCCCCGAGGAGTATCAGGCCACGGACGACGTCGATGCGGAAGCCGAGGCCCGCGCCCTCGTGGCCGACGCGCTCGACGACCCCGACGACGTCCGATTCGAGGTTCAGGTCGGCTCCTCGTACGCCGCCCGTGCGGGGAACACCGCGACTCACCTCCTCCGCGAAGAGGGTGTGGACTCCGTCGCCGTCGTCCGTGGGACCGCGCCGTTCCTGACGCGGGCGACCATCGACTCGGCGGCGATGAAACTCCGGACGACGCCCGTCGTCCTCGGGCCCGCCCCCGACGGTCGGGTGTTCTACGCGGCGTTCACCGAACCCATCGACTTCGCCGACGCCTTCGAGGCACCCGAGGTGGCGACGCTCGCTGCCCGCGGCGACGAGGCCGACCTCGACGTCGACTTCCTCCCGATGCAACCGGTGCTCCGGACGCCCGAGGACCTCGACACCGTCCTCCCGTTGCTCACCGCTCGACGGGACGCCGGACGAATCGTCCCGAAGCAGACGGCGCCGCTCATCGCCGGGCTGGGGCTCCTCGACTGA
- a CDS encoding DUF5785 family protein: protein MDWPHDPDGEQGSEGRRKYGHAVIAKKIDEDEDFPLSRDEFVAEYGDDPIRIDSERVVPLREVFEGVDKEEFADFVELHQALGRAMRENDLWFYEGADEFVRTRG from the coding sequence ATGGACTGGCCACACGATCCCGACGGAGAACAGGGGAGCGAGGGCCGGCGGAAGTACGGCCACGCCGTCATCGCCAAGAAGATCGACGAGGACGAGGACTTCCCGCTCTCTCGCGACGAGTTCGTCGCCGAGTACGGCGACGACCCGATTCGTATCGACTCCGAGCGGGTCGTCCCCCTGCGGGAGGTCTTCGAAGGGGTCGACAAAGAGGAGTTCGCCGACTTCGTCGAACTCCACCAGGCGCTCGGTCGGGCGATGCGTGAGAACGACCTCTGGTTCTACGAGGGCGCCGACGAGTTCGTCCGCACGCGGGGTTAG
- the udk gene encoding uridine kinase, with protein MAIPSFVIGIAGGTGAGKTTVARLITENVGDSVARIPIDNYYEELDHLDFEERERRNYDHPSAFEWELLREQMGRLLEGQSVEMPQYDFAEHNRKPERTTVEPTDVIIIEGILALHDDALNEMMDLRLYVETDADVRILRRIQRDVIERGRDLEGVIEQYLSTVKPMHEQFIEPTKRNADLIVPEGANSVAVSLLEEKVRAEVTGDAPRTWERNPVELELDAEYDERD; from the coding sequence ATGGCAATCCCGTCGTTTGTCATCGGTATCGCGGGAGGGACTGGCGCCGGGAAGACGACGGTTGCGCGACTCATCACGGAGAACGTCGGCGACTCGGTGGCTCGGATTCCCATCGACAACTACTACGAGGAACTGGACCACCTCGACTTCGAGGAACGGGAACGGCGGAACTACGACCACCCCTCGGCGTTCGAGTGGGAGCTCCTCCGCGAGCAGATGGGTCGACTGCTGGAGGGGCAGTCGGTCGAGATGCCGCAGTACGACTTCGCCGAACACAACCGGAAGCCGGAGCGGACGACGGTCGAGCCGACGGACGTCATCATCATCGAGGGGATTCTCGCCCTGCACGACGACGCGCTCAACGAGATGATGGACCTCCGACTGTACGTCGAGACGGACGCCGACGTCCGTATCCTCCGGCGAATCCAGCGCGACGTCATCGAGCGAGGCCGTGACCTCGAAGGGGTCATCGAGCAGTACCTCTCGACGGTCAAGCCGATGCACGAGCAGTTCATCGAGCCGACGAAGCGGAACGCCGACCTCATCGTCCCCGAAGGCGCGAACAGCGTCGCGGTGAGTCTCCTCGAAGAGAAAGTGCGCGCGGAGGTCACCGGCGACGCGCCCCGAACGTGGGAGCGCAACCCGGTAGAACTCGAACTCGACGCGGAGTACGACGAGCGGGACTAA
- a CDS encoding ABC transporter substrate-binding protein has product MVRDIDRRKFLKGAGAAGVAGLAGCIGGGGNGGGGDSGGSGDSSTESSGGGDSGGDMTETEGTSTGGGMGGPDGLVVIGYPESGIQLFRDYYSQTDGSQSILIPDGLRDGALPAQVGNPMENVTGTAPAAGGPNQQAFNDLFQEQYGSAPGVFTSQSFDSAAIGILANAAAGENSGPAVKDQMRRISNPGGMEVGPQNFIEGVEAAANGDDINYQGASSATNFDQNGDPASAAYAIWEFEGVDSQSTSTIETQSFSGQNPDGNGPAADSGPGGSDREISLGILLPETGDLASTGQPMIQAAQIPGMLVNESNPAGLSVSAQVEDTQTSPSAGVAAGQSLASAGVPFICGTASSGVNVPMSQQVAIPNEIVGCSPSSTALSVTNLEDNDYIFRTAPSDRLQGRVMAQVMSERLGASSVSTLYVNNDYGQQLSNRFASVFEDSFDGEVMTQVAFNIGESSYSSVIESALSGN; this is encoded by the coding sequence ATGGTCCGTGATATCGACCGACGTAAGTTCCTGAAAGGAGCCGGCGCGGCGGGCGTTGCTGGTCTCGCTGGCTGTATCGGTGGCGGTGGAAACGGCGGAGGCGGCGACTCCGGTGGCTCCGGTGACTCCAGCACCGAGTCCAGTGGGGGCGGCGACTCCGGCGGCGACATGACCGAAACCGAAGGGACCAGCACCGGCGGGGGGATGGGTGGCCCCGACGGTCTCGTCGTCATCGGCTATCCCGAATCCGGTATCCAACTGTTCCGCGACTACTACAGTCAGACCGACGGCAGCCAGTCCATCCTCATCCCGGACGGTCTCCGCGACGGCGCGTTGCCCGCACAGGTCGGGAACCCGATGGAGAACGTCACGGGGACGGCACCGGCGGCCGGCGGCCCGAACCAGCAGGCGTTCAACGACCTCTTCCAGGAGCAGTACGGCTCCGCACCCGGCGTGTTCACCTCCCAGTCGTTCGACTCCGCGGCCATCGGTATCCTCGCCAACGCGGCGGCCGGCGAGAACAGCGGTCCGGCCGTCAAAGACCAGATGCGCCGCATCTCCAACCCCGGCGGGATGGAGGTCGGCCCACAGAACTTCATCGAGGGCGTCGAAGCCGCGGCCAACGGCGACGACATCAACTACCAGGGCGCGTCCTCGGCGACGAACTTCGACCAGAACGGCGACCCGGCCTCCGCGGCCTACGCCATCTGGGAGTTCGAGGGTGTCGACTCGCAGTCGACGTCGACCATCGAGACCCAGTCGTTCTCCGGTCAGAACCCCGACGGGAACGGCCCGGCGGCGGACAGCGGCCCGGGCGGCAGCGACCGTGAGATCTCGCTCGGAATCTTGCTCCCGGAGACGGGTGACCTCGCCTCGACCGGGCAGCCGATGATTCAGGCGGCACAGATTCCCGGGATGCTCGTCAACGAGTCGAACCCGGCCGGGCTGTCGGTGAGCGCGCAGGTCGAGGACACCCAGACCTCGCCCAGCGCGGGCGTCGCGGCCGGTCAGTCGCTGGCCAGCGCCGGTGTGCCGTTCATCTGTGGCACTGCGTCCTCCGGTGTGAACGTCCCCATGTCTCAGCAGGTCGCCATCCCGAACGAGATCGTCGGCTGCTCGCCGTCGTCGACGGCGCTGTCGGTGACGAACCTCGAGGACAACGACTACATCTTCCGGACGGCTCCCTCGGACCGCCTGCAGGGGCGCGTGATGGCGCAGGTCATGTCGGAGCGCCTCGGCGCCTCCTCGGTGTCGACGCTGTACGTCAACAACGACTACGGCCAGCAGCTGTCGAACCGCTTCGCCAGCGTGTTCGAGGACAGCTTCGACGGCGAGGTCATGACGCAGGTCGCGTTCAACATCGGCGAGTCCTCGTACTCGTCGGTCATCGAGAGCGCGCTCTCGGGCAACTGA
- a CDS encoding ABC transporter ATP-binding protein, which yields MSLLEVDDLDAGYGDLQILTDVDMFVEDGEYVTIVGPNGAGKSTLMKSVFGLTTHMGGSVTFEGEDITGLIPEEIIHEGVGYVPQNDNVFTSLSVQENLEMGAYILDDVPEDALEAVFERFPILRERREQKAGTMSGGQQQMLAMGRALMLEPSLLLLDEPSAGLAPDLVDDMFDRIDAINGDGTAILMVEQNAKEALRRCDRGYVLANGQNRYVDTGDALLNDPQVRQDFLGG from the coding sequence ATGAGCCTGCTCGAGGTCGACGACCTCGACGCCGGCTACGGCGACCTCCAGATTCTCACGGACGTGGACATGTTCGTCGAGGACGGCGAGTACGTCACCATCGTCGGGCCCAACGGCGCGGGGAAGTCGACGCTGATGAAGAGTGTCTTCGGACTCACCACCCACATGGGCGGGAGCGTGACGTTCGAAGGCGAGGACATCACGGGGCTCATCCCCGAAGAGATCATCCACGAGGGTGTCGGCTACGTCCCACAGAACGACAACGTCTTCACCTCCCTCTCGGTACAGGAGAACCTCGAGATGGGGGCGTACATCCTCGACGACGTACCCGAGGACGCCCTCGAAGCGGTCTTCGAGCGCTTCCCGATCCTCCGCGAGCGGAGAGAGCAGAAGGCGGGGACGATGAGTGGCGGCCAACAGCAGATGCTCGCGATGGGCCGAGCGCTCATGCTCGAACCCTCCTTGCTCCTCCTCGACGAGCCCTCGGCCGGGCTCGCCCCCGACCTCGTCGACGACATGTTCGACCGCATCGACGCCATCAACGGCGACGGGACGGCCATCCTGATGGTCGAGCAGAACGCGAAGGAGGCACTCCGGCGCTGTGACCGCGGCTACGTCCTCGCCAACGGACAGAACCGCTACGTCGACACCGGCGACGCGCTCTTGAACGACCCGCAGGTCCGACAGGACTTCCTCGGCGGCTGA
- a CDS encoding ABC transporter ATP-binding protein, protein MDADAEALSATSGVGLDHEYPLRVEGLEKSFGGITAVDGASFQVEQGSLTGLIGPNGAGKSTTFNLITGMYTPDAGTVTFNGEDITGMEPYTIANRGLVRTFQIARELKDMTVLENMMLAPKGQVGESLWRSVTPGVRGKVVEQEEELLERAWETLEFFEIDHIAEEYAGNLSGGQRKLLEMARALLTDPDMLLLDEPFAGVNPSLEKRLLTHIHELREEGYTFLLVEHDMDLIMNNCEHVIVLHQGKVLTEGTPADIKSNEEVIEAYLGGNV, encoded by the coding sequence ATGGACGCCGACGCGGAGGCGCTCTCGGCGACGAGCGGTGTCGGGCTCGACCACGAGTACCCGCTCCGGGTCGAGGGGCTGGAGAAGTCGTTCGGCGGCATCACCGCCGTCGACGGCGCGAGCTTCCAGGTCGAGCAGGGGTCGCTGACGGGGCTCATCGGCCCGAACGGTGCCGGCAAGTCGACCACGTTCAACCTCATCACGGGGATGTACACGCCCGACGCGGGGACCGTGACGTTCAACGGCGAGGACATCACCGGAATGGAGCCGTACACCATCGCCAACCGCGGGCTCGTCCGGACGTTCCAGATCGCCCGCGAACTCAAAGACATGACCGTCCTGGAGAACATGATGCTTGCGCCGAAGGGACAGGTCGGCGAGAGCCTCTGGCGGTCTGTCACCCCGGGCGTCCGCGGGAAGGTCGTCGAACAGGAAGAAGAGCTCCTCGAGCGCGCGTGGGAGACGCTCGAGTTCTTCGAAATCGACCACATCGCCGAGGAGTACGCGGGCAACCTCTCGGGCGGGCAGCGGAAGCTGCTCGAGATGGCGCGTGCGCTGCTCACCGACCCGGACATGCTCCTCCTCGACGAGCCGTTCGCCGGCGTCAACCCCTCGCTGGAGAAACGCCTTCTCACCCACATCCACGAGCTACGTGAGGAGGGCTACACCTTCCTGCTCGTCGAACACGACATGGACCTCATCATGAACAACTGCGAGCACGTCATCGTTCTCCACCAGGGCAAGGTCCTCACCGAGGGCACGCCCGCGGACATCAAGTCGAACGAGGAAGTCATCGAGGCCTACCTCGGGGGGAACGTATGA
- a CDS encoding branched-chain amino acid ABC transporter permease, with protein MSVADRFTERIPGGDAGLIVLLLAVLYLAYIVSGVILGFSLRGQLNSLAVLTFFIGVFAMLSLALNLHWGYTGLFNIGIVGFMAVGIYVMALVSKPIYQPGSAAQVGGLGLPLVVGIIAGMVAAALLGLVVALPALRLRADYLAIVTIAMSEIVRFTFLSSQFQQFQLFGRRVGFGGGSGVILNFQDPLEAFFSAFGLWDAYLGLVEASTAIIPTNPKPVVDGLVYGGVLLVFVAGYFWLLKRTGESPFGRVLKAIREDEDVANSLGKDTNGFKIKSFMLGCALMGLAGILWFMTQGAVTPNTFRPRITFFVWIALIIGGAGSNTGSIVGGAMFAALLYQGPRYLKNVIEEILPSADAPSSFGPAISPLISQADPLPFVFYTLDSVRQLQLVIMGVVLIWLMHNRPEGLLGHRKETAASIDLTARRGRAVAADGGEDDE; from the coding sequence ATGAGCGTCGCCGACCGCTTCACCGAGCGAATCCCGGGTGGCGACGCGGGACTCATCGTTCTGCTCCTCGCCGTACTCTACCTCGCGTACATCGTCAGTGGGGTCATCCTCGGCTTCTCGCTCCGCGGACAGCTGAACTCGCTGGCGGTGTTGACCTTCTTCATCGGCGTGTTCGCCATGCTGTCGCTCGCGTTGAACCTCCACTGGGGCTACACCGGGCTGTTCAACATCGGTATCGTCGGCTTCATGGCCGTCGGCATCTACGTCATGGCACTCGTCTCGAAGCCCATCTACCAGCCCGGCAGCGCGGCACAGGTTGGCGGACTCGGCCTCCCGCTCGTCGTCGGCATCATCGCCGGGATGGTCGCGGCCGCGTTGCTCGGCCTGGTCGTCGCGCTCCCCGCGCTCAGGCTCAGGGCGGACTACCTCGCCATCGTCACGATCGCGATGTCGGAGATCGTCCGCTTTACATTCCTCTCCTCGCAGTTCCAGCAGTTCCAGCTCTTCGGACGGAGAGTCGGCTTCGGCGGCGGCTCCGGCGTCATCCTCAACTTCCAGGACCCGCTGGAGGCGTTCTTCTCGGCGTTCGGCCTCTGGGACGCGTACCTCGGCCTCGTCGAGGCGTCGACGGCCATCATCCCGACGAACCCGAAACCGGTCGTCGACGGGCTCGTCTACGGTGGCGTCCTCCTCGTCTTCGTCGCGGGCTACTTCTGGCTCCTGAAGCGGACGGGCGAGTCGCCGTTCGGGCGCGTCCTCAAGGCTATCCGCGAGGACGAGGACGTCGCCAACTCGCTCGGCAAGGACACCAACGGCTTCAAGATCAAGTCGTTCATGCTCGGCTGTGCCCTCATGGGTCTGGCGGGTATCCTCTGGTTCATGACCCAGGGGGCGGTGACGCCGAACACGTTCCGCCCGCGCATCACCTTCTTCGTCTGGATCGCGCTCATCATCGGCGGTGCCGGCTCCAACACCGGGAGCATCGTCGGCGGCGCGATGTTCGCGGCCCTGCTGTATCAGGGCCCGCGCTACCTGAAGAACGTCATCGAGGAGATACTCCCCTCGGCGGACGCACCGAGTTCGTTCGGGCCGGCTATCTCGCCGCTCATCTCGCAGGCCGACCCGCTGCCGTTCGTCTTCTACACGCTCGACAGCGTCCGACAGCTCCAGTTGGTCATCATGGGCGTGGTGCTCATCTGGCTCATGCACAACCGGCCCGAGGGCCTCCTCGGCCACCGCAAGGAGACGGCGGCCAGTATCGACCTGACGGCGCGGCGCGGTCGTGCCGTCGCCGCGGACGGAGGTGAAGACGATGAGTGA
- a CDS encoding branched-chain amino acid ABC transporter permease, whose amino-acid sequence MRGLVIGLAGIGLSMTYSILNFANFSHGDYITAGAFSGWATTYLIAGVARPNADLGSLLLVGAGGSVFGGALGIGVLGTPLAVVLGLVVAGGFTILLSLGVDRFIYKPIRDEGGITLLITSIGVAFALRYLMQFVFGSDVRGTTAQPPQIGAYLWDGQVFISAHDLALVVVAGGLMLGVHVLLQTTKLGKAMRAMADNEDLARITGIPTERVVRSTWIIGGGLTGVAGYMFVLWKGTLGFNDGWLLLLLIFAAVILGGIGSIYGAIAGGLIIGLTASMSVIWIPSAFARAAAFFVMIVILLVKPQGIFAGRSTA is encoded by the coding sequence ATGCGGGGGCTCGTAATCGGCCTCGCTGGAATCGGTCTGTCGATGACGTACAGCATTCTGAACTTCGCGAACTTCTCACACGGTGATTACATCACCGCCGGCGCGTTCTCGGGGTGGGCGACGACCTACCTCATCGCCGGTGTTGCCCGCCCCAACGCCGACCTCGGGTCGCTCCTTCTGGTCGGGGCGGGCGGGTCGGTGTTCGGCGGCGCGCTGGGTATCGGCGTCTTGGGGACGCCGCTCGCCGTGGTACTCGGTCTCGTCGTCGCGGGGGGATTCACTATCCTCCTCTCGCTCGGCGTCGACCGGTTCATCTACAAGCCCATCCGGGACGAGGGGGGCATCACCCTCCTCATCACCAGCATCGGCGTCGCGTTCGCCCTGCGGTACCTGATGCAGTTCGTCTTCGGCTCCGACGTCCGGGGGACGACGGCACAGCCGCCCCAGATCGGGGCGTATCTCTGGGACGGTCAGGTGTTCATCTCGGCACACGACCTCGCGCTCGTCGTCGTCGCCGGCGGACTGATGCTCGGCGTGCACGTGCTCTTGCAGACGACGAAGCTCGGGAAGGCGATGCGTGCGATGGCCGACAACGAGGACCTCGCGCGCATCACGGGCATCCCGACCGAGCGCGTCGTTCGGTCGACGTGGATCATCGGTGGCGGACTCACCGGGGTCGCCGGCTACATGTTCGTCCTCTGGAAGGGGACGCTCGGCTTCAACGACGGCTGGCTCCTCTTGCTGTTGATCTTCGCTGCGGTCATCCTCGGCGGTATCGGCTCCATCTACGGCGCCATCGCCGGCGGGCTGATTATCGGTCTCACCGCGTCGATGTCGGTCATCTGGATCCCCTCCGCCTTCGCCCGGGCGGCGGCGTTCTTCGTCATGATCGTCATCCTGCTCGTCAAACCGCAGGGCATCTTCGCCGGGAGGTCCACCGCATGA